The proteins below come from a single Fusarium verticillioides 7600 chromosome 3, whole genome shotgun sequence genomic window:
- a CDS encoding aspartate kinase — protein sequence MSCMTVTDPANRASLSQNRVIVVCSARSTGKKAEGTTSRLLAVYGKLRGVGAAMCVDEEQQNELVEQARGLMLDICNDHVFAAEAYIQDPSIRGKLIQTIKDECQELVEYIVAAKRFNLEINSRAKDRVISFGEKLSCRFMAALLQDKGVESEYVDLCDSFHYDATERLDDKFYRTASEAFTRKIAACESRVPVVTGFFGNVPGSLIDGDIGRGYTDLCAALCAVGVKAEELQVWKEVDGIFSADPSKVPTARLLSSITPSEAAELTFYGSEVIHHLTMDQVIRAEPPIPIRIKNVKNPRGNGTIVVPDRILSASHQLTRDSPKPQAEHKKPKRPTAVTIKDHISVINVHSNKRSISHGFFARVFSILDTYSISVDLISTSEVHVSMAIHSSSQQVEAFGKATKELAECGDVSVLNDMAILSLVGAEMKNMVGIAGRMFSTLGEHNVNLEMISQGMYDPYLE from the exons ATGTCTTGTATGACTGTAACTGACCCCGCCAATAGAGCCAGCTTGTCTCAAAACAGAGTCATCGTCGTTTGCTCTGCCAGAAGCACGGGCAAGAAAGCTGAGGGAACCACCAGTCG ACTACTCGCCGTCTATGGTAAGCTCAGAGGTGTCGGCGCCGCCATGTGCGTCgatgaggagcagcagaATGAATTGGTTGAGCAAGCTCGTGgattgatgcttgatatCTGCAACGATCACGTCTTTGCTGCCGAGGCTTAcatccaagatccttctATACGCGGAAAGCTCATTCAGACAATCAAGGATGAGTGTCAAGAGCTGGTCGAGTATATCGTCGCTGCAAAGCGGTTCAACCTGGAGATCAACTCAAGAGCAAAGGACCGTGTCATCAGCTTCGGTGAGAAATTGAGCTGTCGTTTTATGGCGGCTCTTTTGCAAGATAAG GGCGTCGAGTCTGAATATGTCGATCTTTGCGATTCATTCCATTATGATGCTACCGAGAGACTCGACGACAAGTTCTACCGCACTGCCTCAGAGGCTTTCACCCGCAAGATCGCCGCCTGTGAGAGCCGCGTCCCTGTCGTTACTGGTTTCTTTGGCAACGTACCTGGCAGTCTCATCGACGGTGACATTGGTCGTGGCTACACTGATCTATGTGCGGCCCTCTGCGCCGTGGgcgtcaaggctgaggaacttCAGGTTTGgaaggaggttgatggtaTCTTTTCAGCCGATCCCTCCAAGGTGCCCACCGCACGCCTGCTCTCATCTATCACACCTTCCGAAGCAGCTGAGTTGACATTTTATGGCTCAGAGGTTATCCACCATCTCACTATGGACCAAGTCATCCGTGCTGAACCGCCTATCCCCATTCGcatcaagaacgtcaagaaTCCTCGCGGCAATGGCACTATTGTTGTTCCTGACCGCATCCTCTCGGCCAGCCATCAACTCACACGGGACTCTCCCAAGCCTCAGGCAGAACACAAGAAGCCGAAGCGACCTACAGCCGTCACTATCAAGGACCACATCAGTGTTATCAATGTGCATTCGAACAAGAGATCGATTTCGCACGGGTTCTTCGCGCGCGTCTTTTCTATCCTGGACACTTACTCCATCTCGGTCGATCTCATCTCTACTTCTGAGGTTCACGTCTCTATGGCTATCCACTCGAGCAGTCAGCAGGTCGAGGCTTTTGGTAAAGCCACTAAGGAGCTTGCTGAGTGCGGTGATGTGAGCGTGCTCAACGACATGGCCATCCTGAGCTTGGTCGGtgctgagatgaagaacatggtcGGAATTGCAGGTCGTATGTTTTCTACTCTGGGAGAACACAATGTCAACCTCGAGATGATCTCACAAGGTATGTATGATCCTTATCTCGAATAA
- a CDS encoding CMGC/CDK/CDK7 protein kinase yields the protein MALSPVVTHTVEATQPQSFGRAISSPLKNATSQTSSSNGTPMPPVTSAPAPTSIPTTLDLAEQMNDEEKRKYVKGKKLGEGTYAVVFLGHLRSKPTTLVAIKKIKVQKEYDEGMAPDAVRELKHLQELSHPNIISLLSVFSSKDQNLNLVLEYLPRGDLEMLIRDTESVRYGAADIKTWMGMLTRAVWFCHENFVLHRDIKPNNLLIAEDGEVKLADFGLARSFADPHQLMSSRVITRWYRPPELLFDAKHYSGAVDVWSVGTVFAELIMRAPYLPGNTDLDQVRLVCELVGTPTDDNWPGVTKLPGYAVPGQHPVRGKDWYEMRFGTVGSDGVDLLMKTLILDPKKRITARGMLEHPWWHSEPKPTRKQDLPRKGGAGADDKMGADLKRRPGVIDDDRGSKVARKLDFGGMK from the exons atgGCACTCTCACCAGTCGTAACGCACACCGTCGAAGCCACGCAACCGCAAAGCTTCGGGCGCGCAATCTCTTCGCCTCTAAAGAACGCCACTTCGcaaacatcctcctccaatgGAACGCCAATGCCCCCTGTCACTTCAGCGCCTGCGCCGACGAGCATTCCCACGACTCTCGATCTTGCAGAGCAGATGaacgatgaggagaagcgcaaATACGTCAAGG gcaagaagctcggtgAGGGTACATACGCCGTTGTCTTCCTAGGTCACTTGCGCTCCAAGCCCACCACTCtcgtcgccatcaagaagatcaaggtccAGAAGGAGTACGATGAGGGCATGGCCCCCGACGCCGTCCGCGAATTGAAGCACCTCCAGGAGCTCTCACACccaaacatcatctctctGCTTTCCGTATTCTCCTCCAAAGAccagaacctcaacctcGTTCTCGAGTACCTACCCCGTGGCGATCTAGAAATGCTTATTCGCGATACCGAATCCGTGCGCTACGGTGCCGCTGATATCAAGACATGGATGGGCATGCTCACCCGCGCCGTTTGGTTCTGCCACGAGAATTTTGTTCTCCATCGTGATATCAAGCCAAACAACTTGTTGAttgctgaggatggcgaAGTCAAGCTTGCTGATTTTGGTCTTGCGCGAAGCTTCGCtgatcctcatcaactcatGTCCTCGCGCGTCATCACCCGCTGGTACCGACCCCCTGAGCTGCTCTTCGACGCGAAGCACTACAGCGGTGCTGTCGATGTCTGGTCTGTTGGCACTGTGTTCGCTGAACTCATTATGCGTGCGCCCTATCTTCCCGGTAACACAGACCTTGACCAAGTTCGACTTGTCTGCGAACTTGTCGGTACGCCCACCGATGATAACTGGCCTGGTGTCACGAAACTTCCAGGCTATGCTGTTCCTGGACAACACCCGGTCCGTGGTAAGGACTGGTATGAGATGCGCTTCGGTACTGTTGGTTCTGACGGTGTGGACCTGCTCATGAAGACGCTTATTCTCGACCCCAAGAAGCGCATCACTGCCCGTGGTATGCTTGAGCATCCTTGGTGGCATTCTGAGCCTAAGCCTACCCGCAAGCAAGATCTGCCTCGAAAGGGTGGCGCAGGAGCTGACGACAAGATGGGCGCTGATCTAAAGCGAAGGCCAGGCGTAATTGACGATGACAGGGGTTCCAAAGTTGCACGCAAGCTTGATTTCGGCGGCATGAAATAG
- a CDS encoding aspartate kinase, whose protein sequence is MGSLSHCNSPSLGWVVQKFGGTSVGKFPDKIATDIVRASLSQNRVIVVCSARSTGKKAEGTTSRLLAVYGKLRGVGAAMCVDEEQQNELVEQARGLMLDICNDHVFAAEAYIQDPSIRGKLIQTIKDECQELVEYIVAAKRFNLEINSRAKDRVISFGEKLSCRFMAALLQDKGVESEYVDLCDSFHYDATERLDDKFYRTASEAFTRKIAACESRVPVVTGFFGNVPGSLIDGDIGRGYTDLCAALCAVGVKAEELQVWKEVDGIFSADPSKVPTARLLSSITPSEAAELTFYGSEVIHHLTMDQVIRAEPPIPIRIKNVKNPRGNGTIVVPDRILSASHQLTRDSPKPQAEHKKPKRPTAVTIKDHISVINVHSNKRSISHGFFARVFSILDTYSISVDLISTSEVHVSMAIHSSSQQVEAFGKATKELAECGDVSVLNDMAILSLVGAEMKNMVGIAGRMFSTLGEHNVNLEMISQGASEINISCVISARDATRAMNVLHTHLFTFLE, encoded by the exons atggGAAGTCTCTCGCATTGCAATTCGCCGTCTCTCGGCTGGGTCGTTCAAAAATTCGGCGGCACAAGCGTTGGCAAGTTTCCGGACAAG ATTGCGACAGATATTGTCAG AGCCAGCTTGTCTCAAAACAGAGTCATCGTCGTTTGCTCTGCCAGAAGCACGGGCAAGAAAGCTGAGGGAACCACCAGTCG ACTACTCGCCGTCTATGGTAAGCTCAGAGGTGTCGGCGCCGCCATGTGCGTCgatgaggagcagcagaATGAATTGGTTGAGCAAGCTCGTGgattgatgcttgatatCTGCAACGATCACGTCTTTGCTGCCGAGGCTTAcatccaagatccttctATACGCGGAAAGCTCATTCAGACAATCAAGGATGAGTGTCAAGAGCTGGTCGAGTATATCGTCGCTGCAAAGCGGTTCAACCTGGAGATCAACTCAAGAGCAAAGGACCGTGTCATCAGCTTCGGTGAGAAATTGAGCTGTCGTTTTATGGCGGCTCTTTTGCAAGATAAG GGCGTCGAGTCTGAATATGTCGATCTTTGCGATTCATTCCATTATGATGCTACCGAGAGACTCGACGACAAGTTCTACCGCACTGCCTCAGAGGCTTTCACCCGCAAGATCGCCGCCTGTGAGAGCCGCGTCCCTGTCGTTACTGGTTTCTTTGGCAACGTACCTGGCAGTCTCATCGACGGTGACATTGGTCGTGGCTACACTGATCTATGTGCGGCCCTCTGCGCCGTGGgcgtcaaggctgaggaacttCAGGTTTGgaaggaggttgatggtaTCTTTTCAGCCGATCCCTCCAAGGTGCCCACCGCACGCCTGCTCTCATCTATCACACCTTCCGAAGCAGCTGAGTTGACATTTTATGGCTCAGAGGTTATCCACCATCTCACTATGGACCAAGTCATCCGTGCTGAACCGCCTATCCCCATTCGcatcaagaacgtcaagaaTCCTCGCGGCAATGGCACTATTGTTGTTCCTGACCGCATCCTCTCGGCCAGCCATCAACTCACACGGGACTCTCCCAAGCCTCAGGCAGAACACAAGAAGCCGAAGCGACCTACAGCCGTCACTATCAAGGACCACATCAGTGTTATCAATGTGCATTCGAACAAGAGATCGATTTCGCACGGGTTCTTCGCGCGCGTCTTTTCTATCCTGGACACTTACTCCATCTCGGTCGATCTCATCTCTACTTCTGAGGTTCACGTCTCTATGGCTATCCACTCGAGCAGTCAGCAGGTCGAGGCTTTTGGTAAAGCCACTAAGGAGCTTGCTGAGTGCGGTGATGTGAGCGTGCTCAACGACATGGCCATCCTGAGCTTGGTCGGtgctgagatgaagaacatggtcGGAATTGCAGGTCGTATGTTTTCTACTCTGGGAGAACACAATGTCAACCTCGAGATGATCTCACAAG GTGCCAGTGAGATCAACATCTCTTGTGTGATAAGCGCACGAGATGCTACTCGGGCTATGAATGTGTTGCATACACATCTCTTCACATTCCTTGAGTGA